The DNA window GCGGTGTCGACGATCGGACGCGTGTCGCCGTTCGGTATATACGCGTGGTgtgtttgcgcgcgcgcgcgtgttgcGTATATACGTAGAAGAAATTGAGAAAGAAACGGAGAGGACCTAATCAGCCGCCACCATGTTCGACGTGTTCGGCTCGGTGAAGGGGCTGCTCAAGCTCGATTCGATCTGCATCGACAACAATGTGTTCCGGCTGCACTACAAGGCCACCGTGATCATGCTCGTGATATTCTCCCTGCTGGTGACCTCCCGGCAATACATCGGCGACCCGATCGACTGTATCGTCGACGACGTGCCGCTCCACGTGATGGACACCTACTGCTGGATCTACTCGACCTTCACGATCCCGGACCGGACCGGGATCATCGGCAAGGACGTGGTGCAGCCGGGGGTCGCCTCGCCCAACGAGCACGACGAGATCAAGTACCACAAGTACTATCAGTGGGTCTGCTTCACCCTCTTCTTCCAAGCGATCCTCTTCTACGTGCCGCGCTACCTGTGGAAGGCGTGGGAGGGCGGCAGGATCAAGATGCTCGTCCTCGATCTCAATTGCCCGGTGATCAACGAGGACAAGACCGACGACCGGCGCAAATTGCTGGTCGATTACTTCGCTTTGAATCTGCACTCGCAGAACGTGTACGCGTACCGCTTCTTCCTCTGCGAGGTTCTCAACTTTGTCAACGTGGTCGGCCAGATCTTCTTCATCGACTTCTTCCTGGACGGCGAGTTCACCACGTACGGCTCCGACGTTATCAAGTTCACGGAGATGGAGCCGGAGGAGCGTATTGACCCCATGTCCAAGGTCTTCCCGAAGGTGACCAAGTGCACGTTCCACAAATACGGTGCTTCCGGCACGGTGCAGAAGCTCGACGGGCTCTGCGTGCTGCCGCTCAACATCGTCAACGAGAAGATCTACGTGTTCCTCTGGTTCTGGTTCATCATCCTGTCGATCCTGAGCGGACTCAGCCTGCTCTACCGCGCGGCCGTGATACTCGGCCCGAAGCTGCGGATGGTGCtgctgcgcgcgcgctcgcgcctCTCGCCGCACGACCAGATCAAGATCATCAGCGACAAGTGCCAGATCGGCGACTGGTTCGTCCTTTATCAGCTCGGCAAGAACATCGATCCGCTCGTCTACAAGCAGCTCGTCTGCGACCTCGCGACCAAGCTCCAGGGTAAGGAGAACGTGTAACGTCCGAGGGACGC is part of the Monomorium pharaonis isolate MP-MQ-018 chromosome 2, ASM1337386v2, whole genome shotgun sequence genome and encodes:
- the LOC105838241 gene encoding innexin inx2, which produces MFDVFGSVKGLLKLDSICIDNNVFRLHYKATVIMLVIFSLLVTSRQYIGDPIDCIVDDVPLHVMDTYCWIYSTFTIPDRTGIIGKDVVQPGVASPNEHDEIKYHKYYQWVCFTLFFQAILFYVPRYLWKAWEGGRIKMLVLDLNCPVINEDKTDDRRKLLVDYFALNLHSQNVYAYRFFLCEVLNFVNVVGQIFFIDFFLDGEFTTYGSDVIKFTEMEPEERIDPMSKVFPKVTKCTFHKYGASGTVQKLDGLCVLPLNIVNEKIYVFLWFWFIILSILSGLSLLYRAAVILGPKLRMVLLRARSRLSPHDQIKIISDKCQIGDWFVLYQLGKNIDPLVYKQLVCDLATKLQGKENV